One segment of Castanea sativa cultivar Marrone di Chiusa Pesio chromosome 3, ASM4071231v1 DNA contains the following:
- the LOC142628590 gene encoding wound-induced protein WIN1-like: MKNVVEFITALDFLQHNVYAILADLITLKIRDVIRSIYVLDNSCKKNYGLGFKGQHNLERLSFCLVLSLCLLASAIAQQCGKQAGGKTCANNLCCSQYGYCGAGDDFCSLSKSCQSNCQSGGGSGGSGSSSGSGGESASNVRATYHLYNPEQNGWNLNAVSAYCSTWNANNPLAWRSKYGWTAFCGPVGPQGQAACGKCLQVTNTGTGAQATVRIIDQCSNGGLDLDVGVFRKLDTNGKGNAQGHLFVNYQFVDCGD, encoded by the exons atgaaaaatgttgttgaatTTATTACGGCATTAGACTTCTTGCAGCACAATGTATACGCCATACTGGCTGATTTAATCACATTGAAGATTAGAGATGTTATAAGGTCAATATATGTCTTGGATAATTCCTGCAAGAAGAATTATGGATTGGGCTTTAAGGG CCAACACAATTTGGAAAGGCTTAGCTTTTGCTTAGTGTTATCTCTCTGCTTACTTGCTAGTGCAATTGCACAACAATGTGGCAAGCAAGCTGGTGGCAAAACATGTGCCAACAACCTTTGTTGTAGCCAATATGGGTACTGTGGGgctggtgatgacttttgttcaCTTTCCAAAAGTTGTCAAAGCAACTGTCAATCTGGCGGTGGCAGTGGCGGCAGCGGCAGCAGTAGTGGCAGTGGTGGTGAGAGTGCCTCAAATGTGAGAGCAACGTACCACTTATACAATCCAGAGCAGAATGGGTGGAACTTGAATGCTGTGAGTGCATATTGCTCCACGTGGAATGCCAACAACCCCTTGGCATGGCGTAGCAAATATGGTTGGACTGCCTTTTGTGGACCTGTTGGGCCTCAAGGACAGGCTGCTTGTGGCAAGTGCTTACAA GTCACAAACACCGGGACAGGAGCTCAAGCAACAGTGAGAATTATAGATCAATGCAGTAATGGTGGTCTAGATTTGGATGTAGGTGTGTTCCGAAAACTAGACACTAACGGAAAAGGCAATGCTCAAGGCCACCTTTTTGTGAATTATCAGTTTGTGGACTGTGGTGATTGA